ttttaaaaaacatttcttataAAATCTGCACAGTGTAAAATAGTTGCTagccacttgaaaaaaaaaatcagacattgccaaacatctttaaaaagtgTGTCGCCAATACACAAGACTGACTACCAGTGCAAACTATGTTCTGAGAAATCCACACCTCAGCATCACGTTAACACTGCTATATGAGTAGcgtttgatttttaaatactacCTGAATCTATGCCAAGTGCgcttttggagtttttttcccatttttcaaaatgcattatCAATCAGTTGGACAACTGTAAAAAAAACTAAATACACTAACCAACCCAGATTGTTGGAATTCTACTACAACACGAGTTACAGGATTATCTAGATTAGCTGGCAAGAGCACAACTTATTTCAGAACAAGAATGGACCATCAAATCTCATGGTCTGGATTCAGACATAGGGGGTTAGGGGAGAACCCTGTGCTGGCTGCTTCTCCTTGCAATGGAAGCAGGAACCTCCTGCTGCATGTAGCTATCtttgaggaagagagaaagatcACTGAGGCACATGTCCGAGGGATATGAAGGGACGATGAAAGGGGTTGGCAGCTGTATTAGCAAGACAGGACCCTCTTTCCTCTCAATATGTATCTTCTGATGACAGCAGGTTCTTTATTCTCACAGTTTATAGAAAAATGGGTGTCTAGTACTGTTCTGGTGACGATACCAAACTTCGCTTTAAAGACTTAAGAATATTCATAATCAGTTAATGTTCAAGAGGCTGACATTTTGGTTGCTGGCAACTCAGACTAAAATCAGGAAGGATTACTACTGTCAGCTATTTAATTCACCTACGTCTCACATGATTTCTTGCAACAGAATAATAGGTAACAAGAAACCTGGAAGTCTCTTTGTTGATCATCAGAAGCTCACAGCTAGCAACGGAAACTCAAAAAGATTTCTCTTAACACAGGAAAATATTGGGCAACTTACTTCTGTGATGAACTTACCTGGATTTCTTGATCATGTGAGTTGGCAGAGGCCCTAGTATTCTTTCCATCATTGCTAAGTGTTCTTTACTGTCATGTGTCTGTGTggaaaaagcaatgaaagcaCTTAGCACATTTTTCTACTCTCAGCCACCTGGGCACAACACCCATCTACAAACAGGATGTTTGCCAGAGTACCATCACAGTATCTTTATACATTATCACCTTAAATTATTACAAATAGATTATGCAACGCAGCTTGTAATATAGCACTTTCCACAGTTAAGATGGCCCCTGAACAACAGGGTTCATAAAACAAGTTTTGTACGAGTATGTTTTCTTTACTCTTAATTCCAATATTATCTTCAGAATCTAGACAGGCTTcttcatacaaaaaaaccccacaacagatCATCTTAAATAGTCCGAAGGAGATATCCCAGCCATCTAATTATCATGTGTGTGCTGTCTTTACAATCTCACCTATATAATCCTCAAAAAGCCTGTAAGGTCATGCCTTATACAGTAATAGTTAAGTACacattattaaaagaaacaaaaacgtTCAATTTGACTTTATGTACATACCTGAAACACTGTAAATCCTAGGTAATACTCAATTAGAATACAACCAATACTCCAAACATCACAAGGCTGAGACCAACCCAGTGCTGCAAAAGAGGCAAagtttacattttactttttaatatattctcAAAACTTGTAAGCCACAAAGCACATGACCAGTTTCCACGCATTTACTGATGCCCAttttccccacacacacgctTCTCTTCAAACCTTGTTGGGAGAGGAACACGTTTGgacttctgttttcagaatgtTTCTAAACTGTTTTAGaatatttcttttactgtttACTCTCAAGAATTCTAACATCGCTATCTGTGAGAGAAGACATTATTACTAGAAGCACAAGCAACTGCTGCAGTTCATGAAATAAAGACATCCAAATTAACTGCAATTAACTGTCAGAAGGTTTAAAAATCTTTACTGACCTAAAATAACCTCAGGAGCTCTATAATGTCTTGTAGACACCAATGTGCTGTGATGCTCATCATCAAAAGTCGCACTTCCAAAATCAACGACTTtgatgtctgtgttttttaaagtgCGCTCATCTCGCTTCTGCAAGAAAATCAAAATGCTATTTGTTAGTATTCTTCAAAAACATGCTTAGGCCAAAGGTATTCATCACATTATGTTAACTGGTATTTTGAAGAGAAATTAAGATAAAATGATAAAAGTTAAACCTCTGTAACAAAACACTCCTTCCAAATACATCAATTCCTATTCAGGTCAAGCTCCAAGAAAGAGAAGCTGGTAAAGTGATTTAATCCGAATATTCAAAACAGCCGAGTAAAGGCCCTTCCCACAGTAACAGAGctcctttcctcttttgttaACTTTCAAGTTAACTTCAGTTAGTTGTTATCTGTCTTAGGTTTTTCTATCCATTGGTGCATGCACTCATTTGTGTAATTTtatctctaaaataaaaaaaaataaaatcaagcctTATCCATACACTAAAGGGACTGAAATCCATATTGCTCCTGTCTCTAAGAAGGTTTTATACTTTGAAAAGAGAGCAGCAACGTAAAAAGAAACTTGTATTTCTGCCACTGTGTGAAGTGATTTGTGCAGACAAGTTCCTATCCCAACATTGTGCCTTAGTGTTTTCTCCAGTTCAGTTTGAATCAGAGCAAAAGTTACTTGCTTAGCAAAGAGTCAGTGTCTCTCAAAGAGCACAAAAAAATTCCAGGAAATGTAACTATCACTTGATGTTTCTAcacatactttttttaaaagaaaagttcagaTGAAGACAGAAGTAGCCCAATGCAAGTTgggagaaacaaagaacaaacttACCATTTTGGCATTGTACTTCACTATGTAATCAGACTCCACAAACAAGATGTTTTCAGGCTTTAAATCCGTATGAGTTAGTTTATTATGGTGTAAAactacaaggaagaaaagaacagtatgccataattaatacatttatttcctataggaaaaaaaaacaaaaaaatctttggtaAGAGTATCGTGATTTACTTACAGTTTATAGATTGGCAAATTTGATAAGCCATATTTCTGATGTCATTAATATGAAATGGCAGAAAGCTGTTTTCCTTAATAAAGTCGTAAGTACTAAGTCCCAGTAGCTCAAAAACAATGCAAACATGGCCATGATGATCAAACCATTCCAGCATCTGGACACAgcggcttaaaaaaaaaaaaaaaagaaaaaagaaaactcaattTATTGAATTATTACCTTTCGCAAATCCTTGGTATGCTGACTATGCTGATTTTATACTTACAAAGTGCTGCTTGGATCCATGGTGTTTAAGTGTTCCAATACCTGTATTTCTGAACGGGCTGCTTCCCGATATCTACCAACATTTTTCACAATTTTAACTGCTACATGCATTCCTctcctttaaaagaaagtaaaacatcACAAATTGAACCTACTATTGTTAAATACCAACAACCCTAAAGCAGCTCagttttaataaaagaaacacaGGAAGATTACAGGTCATAAAGAATTATAAATTGGATTACGGGAATTTGACTTAAGCACATTGCACTTAAGCAGAACTgtttatatttataaagaaacATAATACCAATCTTTCCTTTGTCAAAGACTCATAGCGTATGCTGAATTAACTACTACTCAGTCTTATTATCTCATCTAAGGTAGAGTAAACATCAGGAAACCACTTgcaagaccattaaaaaaaacttaGCAAAGTTCTAATTTGAGGAAAGCACTGCAGAAATTTGGCTTTTTTCCTCCAACTTGCACTTGTTCTCGTTCTTTTTCAGTGCTCCTACGGAATTTAATAACTTTTGAAGTTTACATTCGGACTATTTTGTACTATTGAAAACTGACGCACTCAGTGTAACATTCAAAATGTAAGGCTATTACTCAAATGGAACAGATACACATAGTTCATTCTATCCCATTTACCAACAGACAATTTTTAACTGTGTCTATATTAGGAGTCTAATGACTTAAGAATACGGTCTCGCCTCATAACACAATCTCGAGCTCCTGAACTAAACTTGAGAAGCGACAGAAGAAaccaaaggcagaggaaaaaacgCTAAAACCACGTCACAGAACTGCAGATACAGAGCATATGTTTAAAATAATCTGAGGTTTATGAACTGCTTAAACCTCCTAGCACATACAGAATTAGTGGAGATCCATTCCATCAAAAAAACAACTGTGCATTCAGAAAAAGTTCAAAGGGTAATTCTGGTTTTGGAGactgagaaaagaaatttacAGCTCGACCAATACCAAGCAGTTGCTTTCATGAAGAAACAAATCTACTTTCTCAGCATTTCATTGCACCATCTTCTAAAAGTCAGTCTCTCAAATCAATTTTGTACTCTTTATGTACCCTCAAATTCTCCAGTTACAGAACAGCACTTGTAGAACCAACAGAACACAATGAAGCAAAACATAGCGCTCTCCCTTGAAAAAGGGCAGATGACATCTATTCATTGATTAGTAGTTTGCACCACATGGTTATACAGCttgtatagaaagaaaaaataggatAGTtataaaaaagtttaattttgaaagaaaccCTTTCTAGGCAGATGCTTCCCAAGAAAAACATGGTTAAGGAAGTTTATTGTTAAGGACAGATTCTCAAATCCTTAGAAGTTTTCCACTAGAAATAAGCTTACAAGGTAGCTCTCAAAAACAGTgtaatttctttctaaaatatacCACAACACTTGATTTTAACTGtgactttcttttaaagaaaatgaccCTGAGCTTTTAGTTTTTGAGCCAAGGAGTGTCTTTTGTCATGAGATCCACTTATAAAAGATAACAGACACTTACATATCATGATCTATGCACTCCACAACTTTTCCAAAAGCTCCTTCTCCTAAAGTCGCAACAATTTCAtctaaaaagaacaaacacaagtTAGAACTATATAACTACTTAAACAAGAATGAATATTATTAACGTAGATTTAAAAATGTGCCATTACAAAAGCATAATTACTTTAAATCTCAGCATCTGTATGCATTATTTTATTGGACAGGTGTCATGAAACAGTTAGCCAAAAAACTATCTCTTGTTCTAATCTCAAGATTCAAGTTCATTTACTAATTGGAACTTTTTGAACACAGTATTTAAATTCTACAGAAAAGAAGAtatgcaaaaaaacaaaaaagcacaaaaaaaacagaacaaaaagagcAATGAAGATTTCTTTAGCCCCCCTCCTCTGACATACTATTCTAAACAGATTTTTTgctgaaaagtttttaaaaagtgttgaaAAATGTTCTATACATCTTGCTCTTAGAACGTCTCCACTTTCACAGATCAGGTGACCCTCCTCATCATCCTCTACACTCCTGGATCTTTTCCTTCGGTGACTCTTCTGGAAACGGCACCAAGATCGTCCAGCCAATCAATATATCAGAGTGAATTCAGGGCAGAATACGCAATTCATTCAGCGGGGAGATATTCAGGCATTCAGTTACACACCAGGCCACGAACAGTTGGCAGGAGCAATTTCAAATTCAGTCCCCAGAAATTCACAGGGCACAGTTTatgttacagaagaaaaacatggcAAGGAACAGATTTTCAGATAAATACTTAAAGtgataaagcaacagaaaaaacaacacaatTTTGTCTCTCAAACAGTGGCTTAACTGAAGACAGATTAAGAATGCAACATCACTATTTCTAATACTTTGCTAGCAAATAGCAACAAACAGTATTTATTTACAATCTAAACTTACAGTCAGGTCAAAtatgtctatttttaaaacatacactTTATAGAatctaaacattaaaaaatataaagtaattttacttctctTGCGTttagggagagaagaaaaattattctgcagTCCTTAATTTGCATTGCATAACCTAATACAAGTTGCTGTTTTCTATTGCAGAAATGTGACATAAAACACCTGGAGCTGAAGATGCATCAGTGTGCATCATGCCAATACTAAGAAATTCACAGAGGATGCCTTCAAAGGCAAGCAGCAAACTTATCCCATCTTCAGTAAGACATTAGTTGCCATTAGCCAGGCACTTGGCTTATCAAAGTTTTCTGGAATCAGGTGTAGAACTGTAGAGCTCGTTCCTATCAATTTACTAGACATGCATGTTTCATAGCTCCAATTAAGCTCACATTAAAAAGGCATGTCACTTTAGTTACTTTTAGTAATAGGATATATGGCAACTCACAGCCTACCTGAAAAAACATAGTTCACTATGCTATAAAACCAAAAAGGGACAACTGTACTTTGAAACAGGATAGTTACGTGTTTTCAATTTTGAGATAACATTTTTCTGATTAATCCCAGAGACCTTAACTACTAGCCACCTATGTTCCCACTGTATAACTAAATAGTCCCACCCCCCACCCAACACTCTGATCCAAAAGTCTCAAGTAAGAACATATTCATGTTGCTCACAAATGGACTCAACTACAAACCCTTTCttaataatacattatttcttAAAGTACTGTGACCAGGAATTGAAGTTCTAGCCACACTTAAGACGTCTATTACCACTAATTCATTAATAGTAAAGTTAAAAATTACTCATACCGAATGCGATTGGTGACTGGAGCAATGATGTCTCTTATGCTTCCTTTTATGACTACTTTTCCTGCTCCGACCAGAGGATTTGCTATAGTGATGATGGTGACTCTTTTCATAGTCTCTGTGATAATGCCTGTGGTCATATACTTCACAGAAGTCATTTCTGTATTCCTCAACATATCTCCGGTCATGATGGTCTCTTTCATTTATGGCTCTATCGTCCAAATAAtgactgaaaatatattttaagtgaaTGTTCTCCACTTCAAAAACTTGAGGTTCCAACAAGATAAGTGACTTGAGCTGAGTTAGAGTTACATAGTATGTCTTTACATCAAGAATGTTCTCTAATTGACTCCCTCCCCAAAAACAGTGGAGCTTTTGATGTTGCTTTATTAGGAATCTAACAACATTGTCAGTCTCAAATACATAGCAGCACATGAACAATATAGAATTCATCCGCAGTTTGCACAGTAAATAAGAAACTCAAGACTCAAAAAGGAGAAACACTTCCTAAAATATACTGAGTAACTCAATTACAATCTCCAAAGTCACAGGATAAAACTCCATACAGCAACAATCCCCTTCTATGCGTTCAAAGTGTTAAAGATAAAAACTGGAGACTGAAAGAAGTAGCATTGTTCTTAGTGCTCTGC
This is a stretch of genomic DNA from Larus michahellis chromosome 11, bLarMic1.1, whole genome shotgun sequence. It encodes these proteins:
- the CLK4 gene encoding dual specificity protein kinase CLK4 isoform X1, translating into MNSILFMCCYVFETDNVVRFLIKQHQKLHCFWGGSQLENILDVKTYYVTLTQLKSLILLEPQVFEVENIHLKYIFSHYLDDRAINERDHHDRRYVEEYRNDFCEVYDHRHYHRDYEKSHHHHYSKSSGRSRKSSHKRKHKRHHCSSHQSHSKSHRRKRSRSVEDDEEGHLICESGDVLRARYEIVATLGEGAFGKVVECIDHDMRGMHVAVKIVKNVGRYREAARSEIQVLEHLNTMDPSSTFRCVQMLEWFDHHGHVCIVFELLGLSTYDFIKENSFLPFHINDIRNMAYQICQSINFLHHNKLTHTDLKPENILFVESDYIVKYNAKMKRDERTLKNTDIKVVDFGSATFDDEHHSTLVSTRHYRAPEVILALGWSQPCDVWSIGCILIEYYLGFTVFQTHDSKEHLAMMERILGPLPTHMIKKSRKHYFHHDQLDWDEHSSAGRYVRRRCKPLKEFMHCQDTDHQSLFDLVRRMLEYDPAKRITLDEALQHPFFEPLNK
- the CLK4 gene encoding dual specificity protein kinase CLK4 isoform X5; translated protein: MRGMHVAVKIVKNVGRYREAARSEIQVLEHLNTMDPSSTFRCVQMLEWFDHHGHVCIVFELLGLSTYDFIKENSFLPFHINDIRNMAYQICQSINFLHHNKLTHTDLKPENILFVESDYIVKYNAKMKRDERTLKNTDIKVVDFGSATFDDEHHSTLVSTRHYRAPEVILALGWSQPCDVWSIGCILIEYYLGFTVFQTHDSKEHLAMMERILGPLPTHMIKKSRKHYFHHDQLDWDEHSSAGRYVRRRCKPLKEFMHCQDTDHQSLFDLVRRMLEYDPAKRITLDEALQHPFFEPLNK
- the CLK4 gene encoding dual specificity protein kinase CLK4 isoform X4; this translates as MRHSKQSHCAEWDDRKSWDQRKHSSSRKRRKRSHSSGQESKHYKPNHISESHYLDDRAINERDHHDRRYVEEYRNDFCEVYDHRHYHRDYEKSHHHHYSKSSGRSRKSSHKRKHKRHHCSSHQSHSKSHRRKRSRSVEDDEEGHLICESGDVLRARYEIVATLGEGAFGKVVECIDHDMRGMHVAVKIVKNVGRYREAARSEIQVLEHLNTMDPSSTFRCVQMLEWFDHHGHVCIVFELLGLSTYDFIKENSFLPFHINDIRNMAYQICQSINFLHHNKLTHTDLKPENILFVESDYIVKYNAKMKRDERTLKNTDIKVVDFGSATFDDEHHSTLVSTRHYRAPEVILALGWSQPCDVWSIGCILIEYYLGFTVFQTHDSKEHLAMMERILGPLPTHMIKKSRKHYFHHDQLDWDEHSSAGRYVRRRCKPLKEFMHCQDTDHQSLFDLVRRMLEYDPAKRITLDEALQHPFFEPLNK
- the CLK4 gene encoding dual specificity protein kinase CLK4 isoform X2, encoding MYLFEHRISASNIQQRKLSQMRHSKQSHCAEWDDRKSWDQRKHSSSRKRRKRSHSSGQESKHYKPNHISESHYLDDRAINERDHHDRRYVEEYRNDFCEVYDHRHYHRDYEKSHHHHYSKSSGRSRKSSHKRKHKRHHCSSHQSHSKSHRRKRSRSVEDDEEGHLICESGDVLRARYEIVATLGEGAFGKVVECIDHDMRGMHVAVKIVKNVGRYREAARSEIQVLEHLNTMDPSSTFRCVQMLEWFDHHGHVCIVFELLGLSTYDFIKENSFLPFHINDIRNMAYQICQSINFLHHNKLTHTDLKPENILFVESDYIVKYNAKMKRDERTLKNTDIKVVDFGSATFDDEHHSTLVSTRHYRAPEVILALGWSQPCDVWSIGCILIEYYLGFTVFQTHDSKEHLAMMERILGPLPTHMIKKSRKHYFHHDQLDWDEHSSAGRYVRRRCKPLKEFMHCQDTDHQSLFDLVRRMLEYDPAKRITLDEALQHPFFEPLNK
- the CLK4 gene encoding dual specificity protein kinase CLK4 isoform X3 — encoded protein: MYLFEHRISASNIQQRKLMRHSKQSHCAEWDDRKSWDQRKHSSSRKRRKRSHSSGQESKHYKPNHISESHYLDDRAINERDHHDRRYVEEYRNDFCEVYDHRHYHRDYEKSHHHHYSKSSGRSRKSSHKRKHKRHHCSSHQSHSKSHRRKRSRSVEDDEEGHLICESGDVLRARYEIVATLGEGAFGKVVECIDHDMRGMHVAVKIVKNVGRYREAARSEIQVLEHLNTMDPSSTFRCVQMLEWFDHHGHVCIVFELLGLSTYDFIKENSFLPFHINDIRNMAYQICQSINFLHHNKLTHTDLKPENILFVESDYIVKYNAKMKRDERTLKNTDIKVVDFGSATFDDEHHSTLVSTRHYRAPEVILALGWSQPCDVWSIGCILIEYYLGFTVFQTHDSKEHLAMMERILGPLPTHMIKKSRKHYFHHDQLDWDEHSSAGRYVRRRCKPLKEFMHCQDTDHQSLFDLVRRMLEYDPAKRITLDEALQHPFFEPLNK